A single Salminus brasiliensis chromosome 20, fSalBra1.hap2, whole genome shotgun sequence DNA region contains:
- the LOC140542044 gene encoding uncharacterized protein, protein MKSSRSGLCVLLLLTTALNTGLPLVTVKLHDSAVLPCSESCSGVVRWTVFHKRSDVLAECDQTSCRSVKEGYRMIHDQYLKGDLSLTITGADFSKRGLYTSDCGGKDVCDVRLQIEGSDWFFSSAVNSTVQRLSGESLLLNLFVSDPVEVVYHSAGAHGSSGQICTVDGRSSQCEPEYTKRASVISALELRGLKPSDNGVYTVMDTRTKEVIHICTVDVPDVQQNWIWKDGYEKGNSDGYWKGLWIGGVCFGIGALVLSVLLLCIVPRLLKKRNSRNLSEEREASLLLWCFNVN, encoded by the exons ATGAAGTCCAGCAGGTCTGGTCTCTGTGTCCtgctcttactgaccactgcactcAACACAG GTCTTCCTTTAGTAACAGTGAAGCTCCATGACTCTGCTGTTCTGCCCTGCTCTGAGAGCTGTTCTGGAGTGGTCAGATGGACGGTGTTCCACAAACGCAGTGATGTTCTGGCTGAGTGTGATCAGACTTCATGCAGATCAGTGAAGGAGGGATATCGGATGATCCATGATCAGTACCTGAAGGGAgatctctctctcaccatcacTGGAGCTGATTTCAGTAAGAGAGGCTTGTACACCTCTGACTGTGGTGGTAAAGACGTTTGTGATGTGCGTCTTCAGATTGAGG gttctgattggttcttcTCCTCAGCTGTGAATTCCACAGTTCAGAGACTGTCTGGGGAATCGCTGCTGCTGAACCTGTTCGTATCGGATCCAGTGGAGGTGGTTTATCACAGTGCAGGGGCTCATGGATCCAGTGGTCAAATCTGTACAGTGGATGGACGATCATCGCAGTGTGAGCCTGAATACACGAAGAGAGCTTCAGTTATCTCTGCTCTTGAGCTGAGAGGACTGAAGCCGTCTGATAACGGGGTTTATACTGTAATGGACACCAGGACTAAAGAGGTCATTCATATCTGCACAGTGGACGTCCCAG ATGTGCAGCAGAACTGGATCTGGAAGGACGGATATGAAAAGGGAAACAGTGATGGATATTGGAAAGGATTATGGATCGGAGGAGTGTGTTTTGGGATTGGTGCGCTGGTTCTCAGTGTACTTCTGTTGTGTATTGTGCCACGGCTGCTCAAAAAAAGGAACTCAAGGAACTTATCTGAGGAAAGGGAAGCTTCCCTTCTATT ATGGTGTTTTAATGTGAACTAA